The Spiroplasma corruscae DNA window GAAGAAATTAATCATCAGGTAGGGTATTCAGAAAGAAGTGGTGAAATAGTTGAACCACTAATATCAAAACAATGATTTGTCAAAATGAAGAGGCTATCTGAGGATGTTATAAAGCTTCAAAATTCTGAAAATAAAATTAACTTTTTTCCAGAAAGATTTTCAAGTACATTGGAAACATGAATGAAAAACGCATATGATTGAACAATTTCAAGACAATTGTGATGAGGGCATCAAATTCCTGCATGATATAATAAAAATAATAATGATATATATGTTGGTTTAGAGGCTCCGAATGATATTGAAAATTGAACTAGAGATGAAGATGTTTTAGATACATGATTCTCAAGTGCTTTTTGACCATTTGCGACGATGGATTGGGAACCAAATAAGAAATCAGAATTATTTAAAAGATATTATCCTGTATCAGTAATGGTAACAGGATATGATATTATATTCTTTTGAGTGGCTAGGATGATATTTCAAGGGATTGAATTTACAGGAACTAAACCTTTTAATGATGTTCTATTGCATGGGTTAATTAGAGATGAAAATGGTCATAAAATGTCAAAATCTCTTGGTAATGGTGTTGATCCAATGGATGTTATTGAAGAATATGGCGCTGATGCATTAAGGTACTTTTTAATTACTAATTCAAGTCCAGGTCAAGATCTGAGGTATAGTAAGGAAAAACTTAAATCAACTTGAAATTTTCTAAATAAAGTGTGAAATGCATCTAGATTTGTTTTTATGAATAGCAATATAGTTTCAAGTGATGATGATTTTATTAATTATTATTTAAATAATTTTACTAATAATAATTTAATAGACAAATGAATCCTTAATAAATTATCTATATGTAAAAATGAAATTAATAAAGTATTTGATAGTTATGAATTCTCTATTGTTGGTAAATTACTTTATAGTTTTATATGAGATGAATATTGCTCTTGATATTTAGAACTAGCTAAAGCACAATTGCAGAATGAAAACTTATCAGAATTAGAAATAAATAATACAAAAGCTACGTTAGTATATGTACTTAAACAAATTATTTTATTATTACATCCTTTTTGTCCTTTTATAACTGAAGAAATTTATTCTAACCTAGGGTTAAAAGATTCAATAATGATGGATAAGTATGATAATATAGAATTTAACTTTGAAATTGATTTAATTGAAAATATCTTTAAAACAGTAACAAGGATAAGGGAATTCAGAGCAGATCAAAATATTAAAAATAACCAAGCTTTGCAATTTAGTATTAATGCTAATAATTCAAAGTATATTATATTTAAGAATGATTTTTTTGAGTATTATAATTTTTTTGTAAATAAATTAGTTAATTCAAATGTTATATTGGACAAGATTTATTCAACTGAGTTAACTAGTATTGCAATACTTGACTACTTTTTAGAAATTGAAAATTCAAATTTTATAGATAAAGAAGAAGTTTATAAAAACTTATTAGAAACAAAATCAAAATTAGAATCTGAAATTAAAAGAAGTGAAAGTATATTAAATAATGAAAACTTTATTAAAAAAGCAAGTAAAGAAAAATTATTATTAGAAAAAGATAAGTACGATAATTATATGATTCAATACAATGCTATTATAAAAAAAATTAATAATAATAAATAAATATTACAATATATTTGTTAAAATCAATAATGTATTGAAACTATAATATAAGAAAGGAATAACTCATGAAAAAAACTTGATTGTTAATGTTGATATCATCAATAATGTTCTTAATTATCTCTGTATTGGCATATACATTGCCTGATATGAAGTATAAATCAACATTACTTTACTCATACTTTCAAGGAACTTCATTTCCATCTACATCAAGTAATATACTTATTTGATTAAAACTGTCAATCTCAATGTCTACTATAGTTGCAATTATCTCTATATTTGTTTTAGTTATGGGTTATTTTTATGAAAATACAACTTATAATAAATATGCAATAATGGGAGCTGCATTATTTGTATTTATTGCATTTTTCAGTGGTTTAATGCTTTTGATTGCTGGTTCTTTAAACATAGGTGGAATGAACAGTGGTGATAAATTGGGTCCAATATTATTACTTGTTTTTATTAATATAGGTTATTTATTTTTAACTTCAATATCTATCTGAACTGGGATTAGTGAATATAAAGCAAACTCATTAAGATAATTTAATTGATTTTCCTTTAATAGTGTATAATTATTATTGGAATTATTAGAAAGGGGCTATTTATGAAAGTATCATGAATAGTATTATTTTTTAGTTTTTTATTAACATTAATTACTTCATTGTTAATTCTAACTTTAAGCGATGATTTTGGTTATAAGTATTATACTTTTTTTCAAGGAAATAAATTTCCATCAAAAGATAATCAAATCTACATTTGGTTACTAATTTATATAGTTCTTGCAGCCATTGGTATGTTGTTTTCGTTATTTATTTTAATACTTAACTTTATTAAAGTTGATAAATTGAATACAAAAGCAAACTATACAATGATTGTATTAGGAGTGTTAATTTTAATATTTGGAATATTTTTATTAGTTGGAGGATCAAAAGCACAATCTTCTGATAAAGAAGCGATTATTTCTTTAAGTTTAATATCTGTATTTCTACCATTAAATTTAGCTTCAATAATATTAATGTCAGGGTTACAATTTAAAGGACAAAAGATATAATATATTATTACATTTAAAAAAATAAATCTTCAAACATAATTGTATGAAGATTTTTTTTTTAAAACATTTATTATATATATCAGATTAAGTTAAATAAGTTATTAGGTAATTAAAATTTTTGATTTAATGATAATACTTCAAATAATTTCAAAATAAGTATTTAAAGTAATTTTAAAATGATTAAAATATTGCACCTGTTTACAGATTTGATCAATTTATTGTTAATTTTATTAATTAAGATATTGCTAATATAATGCAAAAGATAATTTGGTTCATGTGATTTATTTTATTGATTATATTGATATTAATAAATAGTCTGCTAATATTTCCTAATTTCAATTACTAGCATTGCTATAGTATTTATTTATATATCATTTATGAGTTATTGTAAATTATGTAATAACAGACTTATTTCTTATTAATTAAAAAGTTTTTATGGAATAAATGAGAATTTTTGTATTTATTAAATTAAATAAATTAAATAATCTTCTCAGTATTCTTATCATCAACATTTTCTTTAATTGCAATTGTAGTATATTCATAATTTTATATTCAATTATTCTAATTGCATTATTGAAATTTAAATAGCAATATCATTAATGACTGGTTGATACATATTTGTTAATTCATTACTAATATCTGCATCTTTATACTTATAGCTTATGGTTTAGTAATTAAATCATTTTTAAAACCATGTTATCAACATTAATTATTATGAGTATAAATTATTAATATATCATAATTTATTTTTAAAACAAATGGTAATTTAAATATAAAAATATTTTACACTTTTGTAAAACTTTTTTAAATTTAAAATACTTTTTTTAAATATAGTTATAATTTAGATATGTAGGAGGAAGAAGTATGAAAAAACTAATATCAATTTTAGCTACATTATCATTAACAGCAACTTTATCAACTAGTGTTATAGCATGTGGTAATAGTGAAACCAATGATAATGGATCAAATAATGTAGATCCAACACCAAATGAAACAGATACTTATGATCAAGTATTTACTTTATTTAAAAAAGAAGTTACTGATATTATCAATAAAAATATAAGTATTGAATCAAAAAATTGATTTCAACAAGAGGATGAAAGTTTAACAAGTAAATTTAAATTTTTTAAACAAGAAAAAATTGCAAGTTACTTTGATAATTATCAAGCTGGAGAGGTTAAAAACGCAAACTTGTCTGATATATTTAAAAAGGACCAAGCCAATGCCACTAATTACTTTAATGATTTAAAATTTAAAGTAGGTTTTGATAAAATTAAATCTGAAATAAATGCTTTAAAAAGTAAAACAGAGTATGATATTTTATTAAATGGTGTAACTGATATTATAACAATAGAAAACTCACTTGCTGATTCTGGTGAGAGTACCTCAAAAATATCAGTATTAGATACAACAACTACTGAAACAAATAATGAAACTAAAAAAGGTTATATCATAAGTTCAAGTGCTAACTTTAACTTTTCAATTCACTATAATTCAAGTGATAATTCAGCAATTTCAAACTTTGATGTTAAGTCATCATTAGATTATACACTTACGTCATATCCTGGTTTAGCTAAATTTATTATGGATCAGTCAAGTTCTATAAAATGAGCATACCTAAAAAATGTTGATACAACTGGTTATATAAAAGGTGTCGATGAGTCAAATAAATTAATTAATAGTTTTAGTACAATAAAAGAAAATGTAAATAGTATGTTAAGTAATGATAAAACTGACATAATTAAATCATTAAATGATTCATTAAACGCATCTATAGGTAAAGATTTAGCCGGTTTCTTTAAGTTTGAAAACAAAAAAGTTGAAAATAATAACTTACCATTGTATAATATCGAGGAACTAAAAGAAGATAATGTTTGAGATTATAAAATAAATCCTACAGTTTCTAATTATTCTTGAAATAATGAGCAAAAAGGATGAAGTGATAGTAGTTTTAAAAATGGTGAGGATTTAATGAAATATATATTTATAAAGGATGAAAAAACTAATGATTCAGAGTTAAATAAATATTTATTAGAAAACCTAAAAAAATGATCATCTGAATTCATCCAAAGTGTGGAGACTAATGAAGATTTAACTTCAGAAACAGATGGATATCAAAATATAAAAACAAATTTAAATAAACTATCAGCTGTTAAATTTATTCCGTTAAATAATATACAACTTTCTATCGGAGATACATTTAAAAAAGATATGGATGAATTTAAACTAGGTTATGGTGAAGCTATAGATATTAATAATAATTTCTCAAGTTTAGTTGAAACAGATAATACATTTAAAGCAATAAGAGATAATGTAAAACAAGGCATAGTTAAATTTAATGAAATATTTGATATGAAATTTGGGGAAAATACAACTGATAATAAACAAACACTTTTCACAGTTAAAAAAGAAAATAGTTTCTTTTGAGATTTTGCAAAAGTTTCAAAAAAAATGAGTGATTTAAATAATTTATTTTCATTAAATCTAAACAATAGTGATGTGATTTCGAAAAGAAAATTATTATTAGAAGGCGGTAATCAAAACGACTATTCATTAGTAATAAATGACAAACGAATTTATACTTCACCATTACTTTATCGAGAACAATTAGGATTAGAAAGTCCTATATTAACCGGTATTAATTATTATGATGTTAATATTAAGTTTGATTACTTGAATATCAATTTTAGAACAGATTTTATGTACCATCAGACTGGTGGTTATGTACCAGTTATTAAAAATTATTAATTATAATATTTTGTTTAAAACTATAATCAATATATACAGAACAACTTAAATTAATTATTAAATTATATTTATTAATTAATACTATAAGTTGTTTTTATAATTTTAACTGAACAAATGATTGAGTTATTTTAAAAAAAATAATTTATACAAATATTATTTAATTAAGCATATCTGTAGATTGAGGGAGTATTATGAAAAAAGTAATACAATTATTTACAACCTTGTTAATAGTAAATTCTACTATAATTAGTGATATTTCGTGTGGTAAAAAAATATACTGATAATCAAAATTGTATGTTTAATGGTGATAAACTATTAGTAAATTGATATAAGTAGCTAGGCATGAAAATCTAAACTACAATATAAATGAAATACTTTCAATGTTTTAACCCCAAAACCAACAGCAGTAAAAGTACCCAATGTAGTATAAAATATAATGGATTTGTTTATTAAGTAAAAGATCTATTGAATAAAGTAACTACTAGTAATACATTTAAACCTAAAAGCAATGCAGATTAAAATATAGGTTTTATTCAACTATAGATAATATGGAGTTTAATAAAATGATTTCTTATTTTACGCATAAAGCAGAAGAGACTTTTGGTAAAACATACATTAGTGAATTAAATACTTTATTAAATATGGCAAAAAACTAGTTAAAAATTCTAATTAGTTATTCATTATTATTATATAAAATACAAAATATTATTAATATAATTCATATTAACGAGGCATAATAAGGTGATTATTTAAAATAATTAAATTTATTTAAAGCTTAATAAAATAAGATTGATATAAGGTTTTGAGTTTACCCATTTAGTATAAACGTTGATGGAATTATATCTAATTCGATTTTAATTTTATAAAATAAAATATGAAGATAGTATTTGTGATTCAATATTAAAAATATTGATTATATAAGTTTTTTTAGAAAATATAATTATTATATTTTATACAATTAAAACAAGCAGTATTATAAAAGAGTCTGTAAATAACCATACTTAACCAAAATCCTTACTACATTATTCGTACAACTTTATAATTCGATATCCATTAAATTGTTAAATTGGTTAAGATAATTACTAAATAGTTGCTAAATATGGTGGTTCTGGAGTAGTTAGTATATTAAATTAATTAATCCATGTTTGTTTTAATTTAATTTGATAATAAAAATACATTTGATTTGTTTGTAAGTGATGAAAAATATAAAGGTGTATGAAAATTTTAAGGTTTAAATAAACTAAGATTATGTTAATACATATTATTATTATTATTATTATTATTATTATTATTATTATTTTAGGTTTTAATAATTTAACAGTTTTACTTAAGATTTATAAATAATTGATTACGATAGTTAGTTGTATCAATGAATGTTAATTCAAAAGATGATTTAAATTCTAATAAAATAGCTAAGTTTATAACAAATGGTTAGGTGACAATTATTAGTTTCTTAGAAAATAATTTTTATAGTTTTTGATTATATTTTGGTTATACATTTGATAATTAATTCGATTATGAATGTAATAATACAGGAATAATATTTTTTAAAGAATTTAAAATAGGTTTAATATATCTTTATTAATATATAACTAAATAATTACTTTATCTACAAAAAAATGAATTTAATAATACTTATAAAACCAAGATTTAATAATAATTGGTACTATACATTTGATTATGAATTAAATTAATTATTAATATAGAGTTTTGAAACTCTATTTTTTTAACTTAAAAGAGTGTTAAAATAAATAGAATAAATAAAAAAATATAAGGATAAATAAATGAAAAAAACAAGAGAAAAAATAGTTTTAAGAAATGGAGTTAAACTAAAGAATCGATATATAATGGCTCCTATGACAAATAAAATGAGTTTTTGTGATGGTGAAGTAACTCAAAATGAGATTGATTATTATGGATTAAGATCGACTGAAGTGGCAGCTGTTATTACAGCTGCTGCATATATTAATGATGAAGCCAAGGGTTGAGAGGGTGAATTAAGTATATCACAGGATAAAATGATTAGTTCATTAAGTAAATTAAGTAGTCGGATACAAAAACAAGGAGCAAAATCAATTATCCAATTATTTCATGCAGGTAGAATGACAAACATATTGTTTTAGGTGGTAAACAACCAGTTTCAGCTAGTGATATACCTTCAATCAGAGAGAATGCACAAATACCAAGAGAATTACAAATAGATCAAGTTTATCAATTAATCAATGATTTTAAAGCGGCTACAATTAGAGCTATTAAAGCTGGTTTTGATGGTATTGAAATACATGGAGCGAACACTTATCTAATTCAACAATTCTTTTCTCCGCATTCTAATAGAAGAAATGATGAATTTGGTGGAAGTATTGAAAAAAGATTTCATTTTATTGATCTATTAGTAAATGAAATTATTAAAACCATAAAAGAAAATACAAAAAAAGAATTTATTATTGGTTATAGATTATCTCCAGAAGAATATGAAGAACCAGGTATAAAATTTGAAGACACTTTATTCTTAGTTGATAAACTTTCAGAAAAACATATTGATTACATACATCTTTCATTAACAAAGTATAATTTACATTCAAGATCAGTAAAGTATTCTCAAAAAAGTATGGTAGATTATATTTATAAAAAAATAAATGGTAGAACTATGCTTGTATCAGTTGGTTCAATTAGAAGTATGAAAGATATTAATAATGCATTGTTAAACTCTGATTTAGTAGCTATTGGTAGACCTTTATTAACTGATCCATATTGAGTTAGTAAAGTTGAAAATAACCTATTAGATGATATAGTAACTAAACTTCATCAAAAAGATTGCGATAAATTATTTATTAACTCAAGTTTTTATGATTTTTTGACAAATAGAATTGATAAAGATTAAAAATATCCTAGTAATTTATTTTTACTAGGATATTTTAATATATTTTATTTATTTTTTTTACTTTTAGCTTGTGATAACGCACTTCCGGCTACACTTTTCATTTTTTTACTTGCTTTTTTATCTTTGAGTACTTCAGATGCCTCTTTAGCAACTTTATCACTTGTTACTTTATCTGAGCTTTTCTTCATTACTTCACCTCATTTACTTATTATAATTATAATATAAATTAACTAATAAGTCTAGTAAACTATAAATGTATTTTTAAGTTTTTATTTTTTATAATATATTTTCACTTGTATTTTATAAACTTATTTGTTATTATAAATATAGTATTAAAAGAGGTGAGTGTATGGAAAACAATAAAAAAGAATGTAATTGTGGTACTAAAGACGGTAATTCAAATTGTAACTGTAATTGTGAATGCAAGAAAAAATAGCTTATGCTATTTTTTTTGTATTTATTAATATATTTATAATATAATAATAATTATAGGAGAAACGAAAGATGGATCATAATACAATTAATCCAAATCAAGAAGTTGGTCAAAGACCTAAACAAAATATATTTGGAGTTTTATTTTGAATTATTATTTGCTTAACGCTAATTCCGTTAATAATTCATGTTGCTAATCTAAATGCACTTAAAAGAATGAAAATTAAAGTAAATGAAGCAGAAGCTGGTATTGATGTTCAATTAAAAAGAAGACGTGATACTTTGATAAAATTAATTGATTCAGTATCTGAAAGTATTAAATTTGAAAAAGAAATGCAAACAACATTAACAAGCATGCGTACAGGTGGTGGTGTTGGTCAAATGATGAAAAATGCATCACAATTAAATGACATAGCTAGAAAAATACAAGTTCAAGTAGAAAATTATGCCAATTTAAAATCTAATGATTTAATTGGTAGTCTAATGAAAGAATCAACAAATATTGAAGAAAATATATCAGCATCAAGAAGAATTTATAATTCTAATGTTAGTCAATTTAATCAATCTATTAGTAGTTATCCAAATAATTTAGCAGCTAATCAATTAAAGTTCGTTTATTTACCATTTTTTGAAATTAGTTCATTTGATAGAGAAGATGTTAAAATTAAGTTTTAGTTTAAATGTTTAAATTAGAACTTGAGAAAAAAATAGACGATTTATTTATAAGCGATAAAAAATTTGTGTCCCTATTAGACAAGGCTAAGAAAAAGTTTTGGTTCAATATTTTTTTTATGATAGGTATGATTGCACTATTAATAATTGGTACTATAGTAATTATTATTTCCTCTATATCTGATGGTTATGTTGGTCAAGAATTTAATAAAAGTATTTATATTGGTATTGTAATTTTTATAATTGGTATATTGACAGGAATAGGAGCAATTTTTTTTAATTTTGCAAGTCCTTCACAACGAAATATAACTAGAAGTATCTCTGAATATCAGTTTGATAATAATAAAACAAAAGATATATATAATTACTATTTTAGTTTAATTAATATTAATAACGTAAACAAATCTAAGGGTATTGAATTTGAGTTTAACTCAAAATTTATGCAATTTAAATATGATGATAAAAAACTTTTTAGATTTAAAAAAATAGGTACTCAAGAGCAAACACAACCTAATAGCTTATTTTTTACGATAAAAGATCATAAACTAAAATTTACAATTTTCCATCCTGTTGAAATAATTGTAAAAACTAATAATTCACAAGGAAAAACTGAAACAAAAACTTACTATTTATCAGAAGATGAATTAGTCTATGAAAATACAAAATTTGATAGTACATTTGACGGAATAAAAATTACAAAAGGAAAAATGCTTAATAAGAATTTTCAGACAGAATCAATATTGTTTAATAAAATGTATAATGTAAATACAAAACCAAATGATATCAGGGGTCCAATGTTTTTATCTCCAAAGTTAATAGATAAATTAACTACAATTAAACAAAAAG harbors:
- a CDS encoding valine--tRNA ligase, whose protein sequence is MKKNSLDNKYNHIIVEKDKYNKWLELDLFKAKLDSKKPPFSIVIPPPNVTGKLHLGHAWDGSLQDLLIRYKKLSGFDTVWIPGMDHAGIATQAKVEERLRKDNISRYDLGREKFVEKVWEWKEEYSQNIRKQWSKLGLSLDYSKEKFTYSEQLNKIVNFVFVEMYKKGFIYRGERIINWDPKQKTALSNIEVIYKETKGKMYYFKYFFEDKKDFLTVATTRPETMFGDVCVIVNPNDERYKKYIGLKVYNPANGELIPIIADEYVDIDFGTGVMKCTPAHDHNDFELSLKHNLKIINVMNLDGSMNEKTGEYNGVDRFIVRKNLVESLQNIKLVIKIEEINHQVGYSERSGEIVEPLISKQWFVKMKRLSEDVIKLQNSENKINFFPERFSSTLETWMKNAYDWTISRQLWWGHQIPAWYNKNNNDIYVGLEAPNDIENWTRDEDVLDTWFSSAFWPFATMDWEPNKKSELFKRYYPVSVMVTGYDIIFFWVARMIFQGIEFTGTKPFNDVLLHGLIRDENGHKMSKSLGNGVDPMDVIEEYGADALRYFLITNSSPGQDLRYSKEKLKSTWNFLNKVWNASRFVFMNSNIVSSDDDFINYYLNNFTNNNLIDKWILNKLSICKNEINKVFDSYEFSIVGKLLYSFIWDEYCSWYLELAKAQLQNENLSELEINNTKATLVYVLKQIILLLHPFCPFITEEIYSNLGLKDSIMMDKYDNIEFNFEIDLIENIFKTVTRIREFRADQNIKNNQALQFSINANNSKYIIFKNDFFEYYNFFVNKLVNSNVILDKIYSTELTSIAILDYFLEIENSNFIDKEEVYKNLLETKSKLESEIKRSESILNNENFIKKASKEKLLLEKDKYDNYMIQYNAIIKKINNNK
- a CDS encoding lipoprotein, translating into MKKLISILATLSLTATLSTSVIACGNSETNDNGSNNVDPTPNETDTYDQVFTLFKKEVTDIINKNISIESKNWFQQEDESLTSKFKFFKQEKIASYFDNYQAGEVKNANLSDIFKKDQANATNYFNDLKFKVGFDKIKSEINALKSKTEYDILLNGVTDIITIENSLADSGESTSKISVLDTTTTETNNETKKGYIISSSANFNFSIHYNSSDNSAISNFDVKSSLDYTLTSYPGLAKFIMDQSSSIKWAYLKNVDTTGYIKGVDESNKLINSFSTIKENVNSMLSNDKTDIIKSLNDSLNASIGKDLAGFFKFENKKVENNNLPLYNIEELKEDNVWDYKINPTVSNYSWNNEQKGWSDSSFKNGEDLMKYIFIKDEKTNDSELNKYLLENLKKWSSEFIQSVETNEDLTSETDGYQNIKTNLNKLSAVKFIPLNNIQLSIGDTFKKDMDEFKLGYGEAIDINNNFSSLVETDNTFKAIRDNVKQGIVKFNEIFDMKFGENTTDNKQTLFTVKKENSFFWDFAKVSKKMSDLNNLFSLNLNNSDVISKRKLLLEGGNQNDYSLVINDKRIYTSPLLYREQLGLESPILTGINYYDVNIKFDYLNINFRTDFMYHQTGGYVPVIKNY
- a CDS encoding LemA family protein; the protein is MDHNTINPNQEVGQRPKQNIFGVLFWIIICLTLIPLIIHVANLNALKRMKIKVNEAEAGIDVQLKRRRDTLIKLIDSVSESIKFEKEMQTTLTSMRTGGGVGQMMKNASQLNDIARKIQVQVENYANLKSNDLIGSLMKESTNIEENISASRRIYNSNVSQFNQSISSYPNNLAANQLKFVYLPFFEISSFDREDVKIKF